The genome window CAAACAGTTAAATCATAGAATATGCCTTGAAGACAGCAGTTAATCATACAATAGGCAGGCAAGGAAACATGCTTTGTAACTTTCTGCTTGGTGTCTTTCTTCTCAGTTTCAACTTTAGAAGACTGCAAGGACTTTGAAGATGCTACCCTGGGAACGATATCCATTATTGAGTatctttcccttctttttaCTCAATTATCACCTATTCGGATGGACAAATTAATACAGTACACACAATCTTTCTATAGAGACATTTTACACAAAAGAGAAATTCAAAGGAAATTACAATAGTCAACAATTAGATCCTACCAACATTTTAAAGCATAGATAACCAGATAAAAATGCTATACTTGTCAAAATTACCAATAGGAGGCAAAAAATCCTACTTAGGCGCTAATTTTCATCTTGCAAAAGGATCGGATTTCCATGATGATtgcctttcctttcttcttacaCATCAAGCAACCTATTCAAAGTTGTTATGATAAACTAACCCAAAatcttttaatttaaaaaaaggaCTACTATGATAAGATTAGTACTGGTGTGTCTTTACCCAGATTCAAAGGATCAATGACTCCTCTGATGGCTCCAATACCTCTGCTTTCCCAAGATTGGTTGAGGCTTTCTTCTTATAAGAAGAGAGCATTAGGTTTCTCCCTTGGCCTGTTGTCATCCATGAATCATGATCTGTCATACAATCTCTCTTGGCGTACCTTGAGTGACCCAGCACATGTATCTTCCAGGACTGTAAGGAGGCATCTTAAAGTACTGGGCATCACACATATTAAAATAATCCTTTCAAGTTAATTTCAACCatagaaatggaaaatgaagatgaaagaaaaagaacataATCTTGCAGTTTATTTTAAACCCAAAATAATTTTCTTGCTCCTAATTATACAGGATCAAGGAGCTTGATCGTTGACAACTTCAAATTACATCtattatgcaaaaaaaaaaaaaaggttcacgGCAATTCAAAATATATACTCCAATCAGAATAgcttaaatccaaaattaactGTGGACACAAACAAGTTACAAGCATTAGAAGCTGCTTTATTTTAACTGATATCAGAGCACTTTAATGCTCAGTTCAGAAATCACATTCCCTGCAATCAGATACAATTTCAGTTAGGACATGTATAATTTGCTTTATCTGCATGCATGGTCTCTCTAAATTTTGTTTACAACTCCAGCTAACTATACTACTAGTCAACTTGGACAGTTGGGATTTGCATAAATGCCTTTGAATAATCTTATCTTAGCAGTAAACAGATGACAaaagtttctcttttttttgggggggggggggggggggggttataaagttactgttttaactcgtaaaaaaaaaatcacttgctAAATCCAGCTGACTCATAAATAAGAGAACTTATTCTTTGATGACAATAAAACAGGATGACAAGAATAGCCAACATGTTCTGTCTCTCTCTCATTCTGCTAATTCTAAAATTAGAAAAGTaataaattgttaattaaaaacttcactTTCTAAATCCAGCTAACTCATGAAAGATTAATGTAACTAATCTGTACTAATTCTATTATATTAATATCAGCAAACACTGCCTCTAATCATAGCCAGTAAAGAGTATGTTTTTTCTTACTTAACTTTTGTGTTTAGTGAGATTAAAGAAGATCACATATGAACGTGTAGCATGATTGGAAATTCATCTTTCTGATTATTAATTGATTTAGATAACTATCGGTCATTAATTAGCAAAGGAAAGGACCCACGTGCTATTTCAGCAATCTGAAGATGCATTTTTGGAATCAACTCTGACAAAGTTATTATTCTTATACAAAGCCGGAATTAGGAATCGAAGGGAATTGAGAACATCGTTTGCTTTCAGATTTAGGAATTGAGACTTTGCTTTCAGTTTGGTATTTAGGTATATTTAGTAcctcatttctttttccatttttttgggCTTTATTAAAACTATGTTGCAAAAGTTATGAACCATTGTGAAATTTGCAGCACAATTTGAAATTTGCTGCTTATTTGCCACACTTTCTCCTTGTGCCGCAACAAGACGTTGCAAAAGGCCTGTTTTCTTGTAGTGTGTTACACATCTAAATGTGCATTATAAAAAATGGGAGGAGAATCCACCGGAGAGGAGCCAAATTCCCTTGTAGTGATCCAAAATCACCAATCAGGCAATCACTAGATCAATTAGTGCTCCAAATCAAGCCGCATTTTATGCAACAAAAATGTAGTAGTTAATAGTATAAGTTTTTTTCCGGCTCTTCCTTCTCTCTAGCGGAGGGATTCTCTTCCTTCTCTCTAGGTTTCCTCCTCTACCCTTTCTCCTCCATAAGATGGAGATCTTGGCCTTAAGCCAAGGTCTCCCTTCCTCTTCCTTTGtcctttgctttttctttcattcaaTAAAGTCTCTCCTAGGTTAttctagtgagagttttcttctcttctagGGTTTCCTATTGAGAGTTTTAGTCTCTCCTAAACTATCTTAGTGagagttttatttagttttgtttctttactttttcaaaTCTTGGAATTTTTTTAGATCTACAATTTCTTTAGTCTTTTCATCATATCTCATTTTCTGTATTGAGTTTGAACCAGTTGGATAGCAAATCTGAGGGAATATTTCAGATTTGGATCAATCTCGACAGATCTTACGATGTTTATTGAACCTTAGAACTGTTGATTAGCAGATCTGACGATTACAGCATGCACAAAGAGAGCTGCAAAGACTTATTCTATGATGaaatgtttttcaaatttatgGTACTTTTTAGATTtgtccttaatttctcaaatcttatGTATTTGTTAAATTGCAGATCTATAATTTTAATGCATGTTTATCTGCCTAATTTCCAATGATCGGGAACATACTCCTTCTTATGCTTTAGTAAGAATCTACACGTATGTTTTTTCCGTGTATAGGTGGCACAAACATAATTTTAGTGCATGTTTATCTGCCATCAGGGCAGCAATGTATCTCAATCGTGCTGGACGATTTCCAGTAATCCTTGAATGAAATAtgttttattataaaaaaaatagtaaaagtttttttaaaaaaggaaacAGAATAAAATACCATGCTTATATCAAAACTCAAAGGCACCTGAGTACCAGATAGGATTTGGGCTGCTGATCGATTTGGCCGCAAATCTACCTTTGTCGTGAACTTGCAATCCATCTTTTACTTGTAAATTATAATTGGATAAAAATATGTGGTAAGTGATGATAAACTCAAAACACTCCAAGACATCATATAACTTCTACTTCAACTTAGGGACTCAAAACTGCTTCAAACTGTTTCGTCAAACGACATCATACAACCCAGTTGGGTAACTCGggatttttgttaaattaatcaGCAATGTCCATGTACTACTTCTACTTTAACTTAGGGATTCGAGGAGTTATGGAAGgctagagagagaaaaatccaCCTCTAAATCAAAAGGGTGCAATACTGCACAGCTTTGGGATTTAAAGAACCTAATTTGCTATCAAGATTAGCTGATGGCCAACTCATCTAAAACGAGTTGGTTGGTTTCTCGTGTCCGTGTCCCTCTTTTATTACGATAAATGGTATAGAATTATTTACTTATACAATCCAATGCTTATTgataaaaactttaaaaatagTCCAAACTTTTGAATTCTTCCCAAATAAAAGTTTCGCCATTTAAAAAGGCGACTTCAAAATCACAATTTCAAATGTGTTGACTTGAGGCCATTTGTCCTTAGTTACCATTTGCATCTAGTTTTCTCATCCTAAAGTCATCCTCTCAAATGTTGAATTGGCGACTTTCTCCCAAATAAAGAAATCTTTAACTTGGAAAGAACTCAAATTTCTTAGGTCTTAAGAATCACACCAGACTCTTAAGAGACTTTTACTCTTTACAGCGTATCAAGTAGGGTCAAAGATAATCAACTTGTCTTAAGTAAATTAGTCATCAAAATGGATTTAAATTGCCTCTTTGAACTTACTCTTTACAACATATCAAGTTGGGTAAAAAATAACCAACTTATCTTAAGTAAATTGGTCACtagaatggatttaaaatgctTCTTTGAACTATGTAGAAAGTTTATAATATACATCCTACaattaaaaaagtaaaaaaaaaaatgcctaaGTAccgcccccccccccaaaaaaaattggGATAGTACAGTAACCTTTTATACACcccaaaagggttttttaaaaaaaatattatagtaaATGATAAACGTCCACATACGGTGAAGTTTTATATCAATTCGAAACAATTACGTATAAGGCATAATTAATAGTGGTTGTATCAATTAAAAAACTTTATATTAACATATAAGGACCACACCACACTTACTAATTTACATGCTCAGTCGAGTCCACTTAACATGTTGAACGAAATCATGGAAACTCTTATATATCCGCGTAAAATTCTGTCATTGGTTCCGATTTCCGAAATACTAAATAGTTGCTTGGAGGGCATAAAGTTTTTTAACACGCACGCACCTTTCAAACTTTTCCGCTAGCGAGCCTGTCATCCACCATCAGGTCTACTCGCTGCTGTTTAAATTCCAAGTACTTCACCAATCCCAGAATTTTAAAACGCAGAAAAGTACAACTTTACTCCCTCTGCAACTGAACGTCCTCTCATTGATTTTTTTCTGAAGCAGTAGAACCAAGCATTGCAATGGCTGGGAAAAGTGCCCCGGCCATTGGAATCGATCTGGGTACCACGTACTCGTGCGTGGCTGTCTGGGAACACGACCGTGTTGAAATCATAGCTAATGATCAGGGTAACAGGACGACGCCGTCTTATGTGGCTTTCACTGACACCGAGCGTTTCGTTGGTGATGCTGCTAAGAACCAGGCTGCCATCAATCCCGTCAACACCATTTTCGGTAagaaaatgtcatcaaagtgTATTCTTTTACTagagatcttttttttttttttaaatgtagaTTGGTATCCTCTTCTACCTGCCTCTTTTTCTATCAGAGCATTATGTGAAGGTCACTATCCAACAAACTATACATATATGCACGTGTTTCTTCCCATCGAAGACTAATTATGTCAAGCTTGGTGAGACAACGTGGTTTCTATGTATAATGATCTGATAGGTGCTATGTATAAATTAGGCATCTTTTCATAGTGATAATGTTCTTATAATAGTAGAAACTGCTAAGTGGAAGACTTGGATATTAGGTTGGAGGACTTGAAGCAGAGCCGAAGATAGACAATGCCTTTTTGGTATGCCTAAAGAACAATGATAAGGCTTTTTTTTGGCATGCCTAAAGAACAATCTGTAACAACCCCATCTCACTGTTATAGCTATAGAGAAGGATGGAGCCACTGTTGAAACAATCTGGAAGAAGCCTATTTCATTGTTATTGTTCTAAGAAAGATGTACGAATGCAGCTATGGTCCAACAATTCTTTTTCATACCTCCTCACAAGCTGAAACTAAGCTCACACTACTTTCTTTTTCAATAGAACTCAAAATATTTCTGAATAATACTACAACAGAGATTAAATGTACCACTGTAGCCGTTTCTACAGTGGCCCGACCAgcacccccccccccttttcttAAAGGGTTTTAGATTAAATGGTACAATGAAATCCTCCAATTTATTCTACTTGAGAGGACtgtatttccatttctttttcagTTAACCACtttatattttaccattatGTCGCTAACTAGTAGCTGTCCAACGCCTGGAAAAAATACCTCATGCTTTCTGGTCATGTGAGTTTCTAACGATGTTATGGGATGTTTAGTGGGTCTGTTTGCTAAATCGAAGCTTAGTCTCATATTGATCTTCTCTGGAAGCTATAATTTGTTGCATGAAATCCGTGTTTCTGTGATACAGAAGCTCAATTAATTTGCTTGTCATGCATTTTGGTAATTTGGTTATTATCCCCTGCAAGTTGCCTGTGCATGTTTGGAGTAAGATTTATGAATAATATCCTCTAGTCTGGGGTGTGAAGCATGGGAATTGTCTTCTATGAACTATACCTTGTTAGTTGTTCTGTAGTATTCTATATCAATTCTTTGATATGCCATTTTACATACAGTTGAAGAAAATTCTCATGGAGTATCAATCATTTCTGATTACAGATTCTAAGAGATTAATTGGTAGGAAGTACACTGATCCATCTGTAGAGTATGACCTGAAGCTTTGGCCATTCAAGGTCATTCCTGATCCTGGCAACAATCCCATGATTGTTGCATCCTACAAAGGGGAGGAAAAGCAATTTGCACCTGAGGAGATTTCTGCTATGATTCTCACAAAGATGAAGGAGGTTGCTGAGGCCTACCTTGGGTTACCAGTAAAGAACGCTGTTATTACCGTCCCAGCCTATTTCAACGATTCGCAACGGCAAGCAACTAGAGATGCCGGAGCCATCTCTGGCCTCAATGTATTGCGTATCATCGTTGAACCAACAGCTGCTGCGATTGCTTATGGTCTTGACAAAGAGTTGCTCAACAACACAGGCGGCCAGAAGAATGTACTTATTTTTGACCTTGGAGGTGGTACTTTTGATGTTTCTCTTCTCACTATTGAGAAGAGTATGTTTGACGTGAAAGCTGTTGGGGGAGATACTCATCTTGGTGGAGAGGACTTTGACAATAGAATGGTGAACCACTTTGTCCAAGCGTTCAAGCGAAAGCACAAGAAGGACATCAGTGGAAATCCCAGAGCTCTTAGGAGATTAAGGTCAGCCTGTGAGAGGGCAAAGAGGATACTTTCCTCTATTCATCAGACATCAATCGAGATTGATGCTTTGTTTGAGGGTATTGATTTTCAAtcaaccattacaaggccaagaTTTGAGGAGCTGAACATGGACTTGTTCAGGCAATGCATGGAGCCAGTTGAAAGCTGCTTAAGGGATGCCAAGATGGACAAGCATAGCGTCCAAGATATCGTTCTTGTGGGTGGTTCAACCAGGATTCCAAAGGTTCAGCAGTTGTTGCAAGATTTCTTTAATGGCAAGACCCTTTGCAAGAGCATTAACCCAGATGAAGCCGTTGCCTATGGTGCAGCTGTTCAAGCTGCAATCTTGGACGGCAGGGGCAACCAGAAGGCTCTGGATATTGCACTTATGGACGTTACCCCATTGTCTCTTGGTTACCAAAGCAAGGGAGAGGTCATGACTGTTGTGATCCCTAGGAACACCACCATCCCTACGAAAAAGGAGACAACATGTACAACAGTTTACGATAACCAGACCAGTGTATTGTTTCTGGTGTACGAAGGTGAGAGAGCAAGATCAACAGAGAACAATTTGTTAGGTAGATTCTGGCTCGAGGGTATTCCTCCAGCCCCTAGAGATGTCCCTGTAATCAATCTCTGCTTTGATCTGGATGCCAACGGCATTTTAAATGTCTCTGCAGAGGATGAAAATACAGGGCAGAAAAGTAGAATCACCATCTCTTTTGATAAAGGAAGATTGTCAGGAGAAGAAATTGAGAAGATGGTCCAGGCAGCCGAGAAGTACAAGTTTGAGGATGAGGAGCACAAAAAGAAGGTTAAGGCAAAGATTGCCTTAGAGGATTATGCATACAACTTGAGAGACACCATCAAGAGTAAGAACATTAGTTCTCGTCTGGCATCTGCTGACATGAAGAAGATTGAGGATGCAATTGAGGATGCCATGCAATGGTTGGATGGGAATCAGCTTGGAGAGACGGATGAATTTGAGGACAAGATGAAGGAGCTTGAGAGTATTACCAAGCGCCTAATGATTACCAAGAAGTACTAACGTGATCCTTTCAAGAAGAATTGAGCATGGAACTTAAAAGCTTCCTTCTAAGAAGAATTTTCACGGACCATAAAGTTTTCCTTTTGCATCAAAGGACTTATTGACTTGGGAATGAATCAATCAACTAAACCAAATTTAGTAAGTTGGAACCTTGGGCTAATTATCCCAAGACTTGCTTTGGAATATGAACAAAAATGGTTGACTTTTAATTATTTGCACTTAATCTTTTCCTCCAATTTTCTATGGGATTCATTCTTGATGTGTATTGAAGTTCCATACCTTGTTATTTAGTTGCGAGTTTATAAGAAACAACCATGCCCACAGTCCGGGTAGTTGCACTGGTAAACTTTGTACTACCCTATTGCGAACACTAAAACACTAACATCATCACCTCGTCGGACGATAGCAATCTGACATCCACACTAAAACACTTGCGCAGTGGAGAGGGACGGATGGTTCTAATATTCATTATAATGGAAAATTCACCTAATATAAACTTCACACTAATATCTCATAACTTTGATGTGAATCCAAGTTTCATACCTTAACAATTGGATTGTAACACCTGAGCAACATGCAAAGTGTGATTATAGAAATAATACAGGACAGCAcgattattacaaaaaaaaaaaggggggttAATTACATCCACCTCCCTCGTGTTTTAACCAAACTACCACTAGACGCTCTGAGGTTTAGAATATTACAGTCCACCCCTTTAACCTAACACTTATCAAAGGGTGTTAAATCTTAACATGCAATTATTAAAGTACTCTACACAATCACTGAGCCAACTCTCAGTGGCCACAAAAAAGGGACTAAGTCCCTCTTTGGGCTGTAAGACAGAAGTTCAAACCCCACCtgtgatgaaaaaaaattcaaatgagGTGTCAGAAAATCCCTTTGATCTAGTCAGAAAGAAAATTACTAAAGTACCCTACACCAATCTAAGCAAAAGtagaaaataaaatagaatagaAGTGATACTGGCTGCCTACTATCACTTTTATTGCCACCAGCAGCAAATATTTGCTGCGGGCAAAATTAATTAGATCTgggaaagattaaaaaaaaaatagtcaatGATTATCTTCTCAAAGAAGTCCACTACGAAAAAGTCCTTGTGAGAGGTTCTCATCTCCTCTTAACTCCATAGAATCTCTCAAACTGATTCATTGCTTGTTTCAACCATCCAAGCCCCTCCCCCGTTGTGTCCTACCGTAGCAAGGAAAGAGGCTAATATGCCTACTTGAGAAACCTACACTTAACTACATGCCAATGCACCTAACTACATGCCAAACCACCCAAGATGGGCAAAATGAACTGCCTTACACCCCCATCGACAGTCTGACACCACTTTCGATAGCACTACTAAAGTTCTATGTATTTGCAAACTTAAGTGAATTGGGCTTCTTGTGCTTTATGTTGATTGAAAGAGCCAAGCATGTTATATTTGTGGGACGATGTTAACAAGAAGTGTCCTTACGATTAAGGAAAACTTTGGGAGAATAAGGAAGAAAAAATTATCAGATTGAAACATGCTCAAGGATGATTTGGTTATGGAATTATTAGATTTGAATTGTTcattgatgcgactgccaaaaatCAGATCCGAGTTGAGCTGTAGCGAGCCGAGCTGGTCAGGCACAACCGACCTGAGAGAGGGAGTCGAGGTAACGTACCTGCAAAGAAAAGTCAAGGGCGGGACTGGTGTCCCCGGAATatctccgacggtcaagtcagtaagCTTGTTCACGGAGCAATGGTCTAGAATACTGATGTATGCGTACCTTGTATTGTCCTTAGGTGTGGTATATATAGGGCAGAATGGGTTGTAGTTTCCTTATGGGAGTCAGAGTCCCCTTAGGGCTTGGAGTCTTCTTAGGGTTTTGCGTGGCGGCTCCAACAAGTTCGGAGACGGCGGCCCATGAGGCCCACCATAGGGAACAACTGGTACGGCCGAGCTGGTATCTCCCTGCCGAGCAGGCGCGTGCGCGACGTGAGATCTCTCTAGCCGACCTGATATGCGTAGTGTGCCGAGCTGACACGTGTCACGCGTGGATTTGCCCCACCACACTAGCCCCCCTTGAGTCTAGAGTCACCGAGGAGTCGCGTGAGTCTGGACCAAAGTACGAAGCGCCAGGTCGGCTTCATGGGGGACCCACGATCCCACGATCACGTACCTTGTTCTGATGTCCGCCACGTATGCCGTTGTAACCGTCACTTCAAGGGTCACGTCCTCCCATGATGGCGGTTGCCAGCTCAAGCGTCTTCCAAGGTATCCGTCAGTTCGCCATAAATTCAAATTTCTACCTCGGGACTCTTCAGCTTCCCGCCCAAGGGGCCTATAAATAGGTCCTACCAAACGTCACTTTCAAGCCTTCATTCTCATTTTCTCTTCTTCCCAGTCTTCTTCATCTCGCTCCGCATCCCGTGAGGTGGTCCGAGAGTAGGATTTCCTTCTAAGCACACTTCAATTCTTCTCCTTCATCCACCAGTAAGTCCTCTCTTCTTTTTATGTCGTCTTCTTCCACACACTCAGACCTCACCAGCTCAGCACCTAGGCGTAGAATTGCCCGACCTGTACTCATAGAAGTACTCTCATCCAGCCCTTCCTCTTCCAGCTCGTCTGAGTCTGAATATCTTCCTCCCCCAGCCCGACTCTTGCTATAGCCATGGACCAACCTGGCCCATCTGCACAGCCCGAGGCTGGAGCTGCTGTCCCAGGGATTCCTCTGGAGGGAGCTCCAGCTCGCGCTAGGATAGAGCCTGCTAGAGGGCCAGACGTCGACTTTGGGGAAGTCGAGATTATACCCCTCCTCCTTGCCCAGGGGGATGTGGACGAGTTGGTGGGGAGATACGACATTCTCCCCCAGTTCGAGGCTAGGGCAGCCCGGCCTGGGGAGTACGCTTGCCGACCTCCCCCTGGGTTCGTGGCTATCTACAGGGATCAGCTCATGGCTGGTCTCCGCCTCCCTATTCCCCAATTTCTATATGACATCCTAACCTTCTAGGGTGTCCGCATTACCCAACTTGTTCCCAATGCCATCCGATCAATCCTCGGCTTCTTCATCCTGTGCCGAGCTCTTGAAATCCCCTACACCTTGGACCTGTTCAGGTCAATTTTTCAAATGAAGGTGAGCGGCCCGATTCACGGATGGTTCTACTTCGCTCGCAGGAGCGGAGGGGAGCTCCCTACCCGCGAGCTGTTCTCGAACATGCCTTCCTCCATCAAAGGTTGGAAGGCATACTTCTTTTTTGTGAAAAATACTGGGTTTCCTCCTCTGACCTGGAGGGAGGAAACCCAAGTATCCGACCCCCTTCCCTCACCTCTGCCTGAGGCCGAGTTGGACCGCCTGGTTAGCTCAGAAGCCCAGTTGAAGGTTAAGGAGTTTAACAATGCACAGCTCTGGTCGGCGGGGTTGATCCGAGCAGAGGTGAATGACCCTGCCCCCGATTTCCGACCTCTTCTTCCAGAGGAGCTGACAGCTCGTAACTTCTTGGTTTCActccttctcttttcttcttctcttttttttcatgagTTTGGTCACCCCATCCGAGCTGACCTACCCTTTTTCTTCGCAGTGAAGAGGTTCTCCCAACTGTTGAACATTGGTGGGTTTGGCAGCACGAGCACGCCCACCCCTGCGCCTTCCACCAAGCCGAGCAGCACGGTGCCTCTCCCTCCACCAGTGTCCATTCCCCAAATTGCAGCTCAGTCCTCGCTGGGGGAGGGGccaaagaagaagaggaa of Coffea arabica cultivar ET-39 chromosome 5c, Coffea Arabica ET-39 HiFi, whole genome shotgun sequence contains these proteins:
- the LOC140007753 gene encoding heat shock cognate 70 kDa protein-like, whose translation is MAGKSAPAIGIDLGTTYSCVAVWEHDRVEIIANDQGNRTTPSYVAFTDTERFVGDAAKNQAAINPVNTIFDSKRLIGRKYTDPSVEYDLKLWPFKVIPDPGNNPMIVASYKGEEKQFAPEEISAMILTKMKEVAEAYLGLPVKNAVITVPAYFNDSQRQATRDAGAISGLNVLRIIVEPTAAAIAYGLDKELLNNTGGQKNVLIFDLGGGTFDVSLLTIEKSMFDVKAVGGDTHLGGEDFDNRMVNHFVQAFKRKHKKDISGNPRALRRLRSACERAKRILSSIHQTSIEIDALFEGIDFQSTITRPRFEELNMDLFRQCMEPVESCLRDAKMDKHSVQDIVLVGGSTRIPKVQQLLQDFFNGKTLCKSINPDEAVAYGAAVQAAILDGRGNQKALDIALMDVTPLSLGYQSKGEVMTVVIPRNTTIPTKKETTCTTVYDNQTSVLFLVYEGERARSTENNLLGRFWLEGIPPAPRDVPVINLCFDLDANGILNVSAEDENTGQKSRITISFDKGRLSGEEIEKMVQAAEKYKFEDEEHKKKVKAKIALEDYAYNLRDTIKSKNISSRLASADMKKIEDAIEDAMQWLDGNQLGETDEFEDKMKELESITKRLMITKKY